The following coding sequences are from one Streptococcus mitis window:
- a CDS encoding aldose 1-epimerase family protein, whose product MIELKSEQLSVQFNSFGGTLSSIKDAEGLEYLWQGDGTYWSGQAPVLFPICGSLREDTALYIDDNGEESKGNIPRHGLVRKKEFELVEQTDNSVTFAIEDDENSYQNYPYHFRLEITYILTGKTVRTQYKIFNKETSKVLPYFIGGHPGFNCPLLDDEVYEDYYLEFEKEETCSVPRPFPETGMLDFQDRSPWLEDQKELDLNYDLFSTDAVTLDELQSRTIALRSRKHDKGLKVRFAEFPNLIIWSTLNKGPFIAFEPWSGLSTSLEEGDRLEDKKNVRLLEPDQVDQIGFDIEIF is encoded by the coding sequence GTGATTGAATTAAAATCAGAACAATTAAGTGTTCAATTTAACAGTTTTGGTGGGACTCTTTCTTCTATAAAAGATGCTGAGGGACTTGAGTATTTGTGGCAAGGAGATGGTACTTATTGGAGTGGACAAGCTCCTGTTCTCTTTCCAATTTGTGGTTCATTGAGAGAGGATACAGCACTTTATATAGATGATAATGGAGAAGAAAGTAAAGGAAACATTCCTCGTCATGGTCTGGTCCGTAAGAAAGAATTTGAATTAGTTGAACAGACAGATAATAGTGTAACTTTTGCAATTGAAGACGATGAGAATAGCTATCAGAACTACCCTTATCATTTCCGCCTAGAAATCACTTATATTCTTACTGGCAAGACAGTACGGACTCAATACAAAATATTTAATAAAGAAACTAGCAAGGTCCTGCCTTACTTTATTGGTGGCCATCCAGGATTTAATTGTCCTCTACTGGATGATGAAGTTTATGAAGATTACTATTTAGAGTTTGAGAAAGAAGAGACTTGCTCTGTTCCACGTCCTTTCCCAGAAACGGGGATGCTTGATTTTCAAGATAGAAGTCCATGGCTAGAGGATCAAAAGGAATTAGATCTTAATTATGATCTTTTCAGCACAGATGCAGTCACCTTAGATGAATTGCAATCTAGAACAATTGCCCTTCGTTCTCGTAAACATGATAAGGGATTGAAAGTTCGTTTTGCAGAGTTTCCAAATCTCATCATCTGGTCAACTTTGAATAAAGGTCCTTTCATTGCTTTTGAACCATGGTCTGGCTTGTCAACATCTCTTGAAGAAGGAGATCGTCTAGAAGATAAGAAGAATGTTCGTCTCCTAGAACCTGATCAAGTGGATCAAATTGGTTTTGATATCGAAATTTTTTAG
- a CDS encoding PTS galactitol transporter subunit IIC — MDAIFGLIKEFFTPILDMGGPVIMLIILTVLALLFGVKFSKALEGGIKLAIALTGIGAIIGMLNGAFSASLAKFVENTGIQLSITDVGWAPLATITWGSAWTLYFLLIMLIVNVVMLAMKKTDTLDVDIFDIWHLSITGLLIKWYADNNGVSQGVSLLIATAAIVLVGVLKIINSDLMKPTFDDLLNAPSSSPMTSTHMNYMMNPVIMVLDKIFEKFFPGLDKYDFDAAKLNKKIGFWGSKFFIGFILGIVIGIMGTPHPIAGVADADKWRLVIRGWLSLGLTAGVSLELFSLIGSWFIAAVEPLSQGITNVATKRLQGRKFNIGLDWPFIAGRAEIWACANVLAPIMLIEAVLLSKVGNGILPLAGIIAMGVTPALLVVTRGKLLRMIIFGTLLLPLFLLSGTLIAPFATELAKGVGAFPAGVSETQLITHSTLEGPIEKLLGWTIGNTTTGDIKAILGAVVFLVFYIGIFAWYRKQMIKRNEEYAAKAK, encoded by the coding sequence ATGGATGCAATCTTTGGCCTAATCAAAGAATTTTTCACACCTATCTTAGATATGGGTGGACCTGTCATCATGTTAATCATTTTGACAGTATTGGCTTTACTTTTTGGAGTGAAATTCTCCAAAGCGCTTGAAGGTGGTATCAAACTTGCCATCGCTCTTACTGGTATCGGAGCTATCATCGGTATGCTAAATGGTGCTTTCTCAGCATCACTTGCAAAATTCGTTGAAAACACTGGTATTCAATTGAGTATCACTGACGTTGGTTGGGCACCACTTGCAACAATCACTTGGGGATCTGCTTGGACACTATACTTCTTGCTTATCATGTTGATTGTCAACGTAGTAATGCTTGCTATGAAGAAAACTGATACACTTGACGTCGATATCTTCGATATCTGGCACTTGTCTATCACAGGTCTTTTGATTAAATGGTATGCAGACAACAACGGTGTGAGCCAAGGGGTTTCACTCTTGATTGCTACAGCAGCTATCGTACTTGTTGGTGTGTTGAAAATTATCAACTCTGACTTGATGAAACCTACATTTGATGACCTTCTTAACGCACCAAGTTCATCACCAATGACATCAACTCACATGAACTACATGATGAACCCAGTTATCATGGTTTTGGATAAGATTTTTGAAAAATTCTTCCCAGGTCTTGATAAATATGACTTTGATGCTGCTAAATTGAACAAAAAAATCGGTTTCTGGGGATCTAAATTCTTTATCGGTTTCATTCTTGGTATTGTTATCGGTATTATGGGAACTCCACATCCAATTGCAGGTGTTGCCGATGCAGATAAATGGCGTCTTGTTATCAGAGGATGGTTGTCTCTTGGTTTGACTGCCGGTGTATCTTTGGAACTCTTCTCACTTATCGGTTCATGGTTCATCGCAGCCGTAGAACCACTATCACAAGGTATTACAAACGTTGCTACTAAACGTCTTCAAGGACGTAAATTCAACATCGGTCTTGACTGGCCATTCATCGCTGGTCGTGCTGAAATCTGGGCTTGTGCTAACGTACTTGCACCAATCATGTTGATTGAAGCTGTGCTTCTTTCAAAAGTCGGAAATGGTATCTTGCCACTTGCAGGTATCATCGCTATGGGTGTTACTCCAGCTCTCTTGGTTGTAACTCGTGGTAAATTGCTCCGTATGATTATCTTCGGAACACTCTTGTTGCCACTCTTCCTTCTTTCAGGTACACTTATTGCACCATTTGCAACAGAACTTGCTAAAGGTGTAGGTGCCTTCCCAGCAGGTGTGAGCGAAACTCAATTGATCACTCACTCAACTCTTGAAGGACCAATCGAAAAACTTCTTGGTTGGACAATTGGTAACACTACAACAGGTGATATCAAAGCAATCCTTGGTGCTGTAGTCTTCCTTGTATTCTATATCGGTATCTTTGCTTGGTACAGAAAACAAATGATCAAACGTAACGAAGAGTACGCAGCAAAAGCAAAATAA
- a CDS encoding PTS sugar transporter subunit IIB: MIKILAACGAGVNSSHQIKSALEEELSNRGFDVHCDAVMVKDVNEDLIKGYDIFTPIAATDLGFDPGIPVIEAGPILFRIPAMSAPVFDNIEAAIKEHGLS, from the coding sequence ATGATTAAAATTCTTGCTGCCTGCGGTGCAGGTGTTAACTCAAGCCACCAAATTAAAAGTGCTCTTGAAGAAGAACTTTCAAACCGCGGTTTCGATGTTCACTGTGATGCGGTAATGGTCAAAGACGTTAACGAAGACCTTATCAAAGGTTATGACATCTTCACACCCATTGCTGCTACAGACCTTGGTTTTGATCCAGGTATTCCAGTTATCGAAGCTGGACCAATCTTATTCCGTATCCCAGCAATGAGCGCTCCAGTATTTGATAATATTGAAGCAGCTATCAAAGAACACGGATTAAGCTAA
- a CDS encoding PTS sugar transporter subunit IIA, translating to MGLDHFFDKNLVFCLEADNQEHLFDQVATLLEEREIVTPTYREALITREKSFPTGLDMEFLGKDLPNVAIPHTDIVHNLAEKVVVVRLEKPVTFHNMIAPDKEVEVSLLFFIINNSSSSQTNILAQLMDFFTGNGHLEDLSKISDPEALYAYIAEETA from the coding sequence ATGGGATTAGATCATTTCTTTGACAAAAACCTTGTGTTTTGCTTAGAAGCGGATAATCAAGAACATCTCTTTGATCAGGTTGCAACTTTATTGGAAGAACGAGAAATCGTAACTCCAACTTATCGTGAAGCCTTGATTACGCGTGAAAAGTCATTTCCAACTGGCTTAGATATGGAATTTTTGGGTAAGGATTTGCCGAATGTGGCTATTCCTCACACAGATATTGTTCATAATCTAGCTGAAAAAGTTGTGGTTGTTCGATTAGAGAAACCGGTGACTTTCCACAATATGATTGCACCAGATAAGGAAGTAGAGGTATCCTTGCTCTTCTTTATCATTAATAACTCAAGTTCAAGTCAAACGAACATTCTTGCTCAGTTGATGGACTTCTTTACTGGAAATGGTCATCTTGAAGACCTATCAAAAATTTCTGATCCTGAAGCCCTCTATGCTTATATCGCTGAAGAAACTGCATAA
- the lepA gene encoding translation elongation factor 4, with the protein MNLEELKKRQEKIRNFSIIAHIDHGKSTLADRILEKTETVSSREMQAQLLDSMDLERERGITIKLNAIELNYTAKDGETYIFHLIDTPGHVDFTYEVSRSLAACEGAILVVDAAQGIEAQTLANVYLALDNDLEIMPVINKIDLPAADPERVRTEIEDVIGLDASEAVLASAKAGIGIEEILEQIVEKVPAPTGDVTAPLKALIFDSVYDAYRGVILQVRVMDGVVKPGDKIQLMSNGKTFDVTEVGIFTPKAVGRDFLATGDVGYIAASIKTVQDTRVGDTVTLATNPAAEPLHGYKQMNPMVFAGLYPIESNKYNDLREALEKLQLNDASLQFEPETSQALGFGFRCGFLGLLHMDVIQERLEREFNIDLIMTAPSVIYKVNLTDGESMDVSNPSEFPDPTKIATIEEPYVKAQIMVPQEFVGAVMELAQRKRGDFVTMDYIDDNRVNVIYQIPLAEIVFDFFDKLKSSTRGYASFDYELSEYRPSKLVKMDILLNGDKVDALSFIVHKDFAYERGKLIVDKLKKIIPRQQFEVPIQAAIGHKIVARTDIKALRKNVLAKCYGGDVSRKRKLLEKQKAGKKRMKAIGSVEVPQEAFLSVLSMDEE; encoded by the coding sequence ATGAACTTAGAAGAATTGAAAAAACGACAGGAGAAGATCCGTAACTTCTCTATTATCGCCCATATTGACCACGGAAAGTCGACTCTAGCAGACCGCATTTTGGAAAAGACAGAGACCGTTTCAAGCCGTGAAATGCAGGCCCAGCTTTTGGATAGCATGGATCTAGAACGGGAACGTGGGATTACCATTAAGTTGAATGCCATCGAACTGAATTACACTGCAAAAGATGGAGAAACTTATATTTTTCACTTGATTGACACGCCGGGGCACGTTGACTTCACTTATGAAGTTTCACGTTCGCTAGCTGCTTGTGAGGGTGCTATTTTGGTGGTCGATGCCGCTCAAGGTATTGAGGCTCAAACCCTTGCCAACGTTTATCTAGCCTTGGACAATGATTTGGAAATCATGCCAGTCATTAATAAAATTGACCTACCAGCTGCAGATCCAGAGCGCGTGCGTACAGAGATTGAAGATGTGATTGGTTTGGATGCCAGTGAAGCAGTTTTGGCTTCTGCCAAGGCTGGTATCGGTATCGAAGAAATCCTCGAGCAAATCGTAGAAAAAGTACCGGCACCAACGGGTGATGTGACGGCACCACTTAAGGCCTTGATTTTCGACTCGGTTTACGATGCTTACCGTGGGGTTATTCTTCAAGTACGTGTCATGGATGGGGTGGTCAAACCTGGCGATAAGATTCAGCTTATGAGCAATGGCAAGACCTTTGATGTTACGGAAGTGGGTATTTTCACACCAAAAGCAGTTGGTCGTGATTTCCTTGCGACTGGTGACGTTGGTTATATTGCAGCTTCTATTAAGACGGTTCAGGATACGCGTGTGGGTGATACCGTTACCTTGGCAACCAATCCTGCGGCAGAGCCATTACATGGTTACAAACAGATGAATCCTATGGTTTTTGCAGGTCTCTACCCAATTGAGTCAAACAAGTATAATGACCTACGTGAAGCCCTTGAAAAATTGCAACTCAATGATGCCAGTTTGCAGTTTGAACCAGAAACATCTCAGGCACTTGGATTTGGTTTCCGTTGTGGTTTCCTTGGACTTCTCCATATGGATGTTATCCAAGAACGTTTGGAACGTGAGTTTAACATCGATCTCATCATGACAGCTCCGTCTGTTATCTATAAGGTTAATTTGACTGACGGTGAGTCTATGGATGTGTCCAACCCGTCTGAATTCCCAGATCCAACTAAGATTGCGACCATTGAGGAGCCATATGTTAAGGCGCAAATCATGGTACCACAGGAGTTTGTCGGAGCAGTCATGGAATTAGCTCAGCGTAAGCGTGGTGACTTTGTGACGATGGACTATATTGATGATAACCGTGTCAATGTTATCTATCAAATTCCACTGGCTGAAATCGTCTTTGACTTCTTTGATAAGCTTAAGTCTTCAACTCGCGGTTATGCAAGCTTTGACTATGAATTGTCAGAGTACCGCCCATCTAAGCTAGTGAAAATGGATATCCTTCTCAATGGAGACAAGGTGGATGCCCTCAGCTTTATTGTTCACAAGGACTTTGCCTACGAACGTGGGAAACTCATCGTTGATAAGCTCAAGAAAATTATCCCTCGCCAACAATTTGAGGTTCCAATTCAAGCAGCTATTGGACACAAGATTGTCGCTCGTACTGATATCAAGGCCCTTCGTAAGAATGTACTTGCTAAGTGTTACGGTGGTGACGTTTCTCGTAAACGCAAACTCCTTGAAAAACAAAAAGCAGGTAAGAAGCGCATGAAAGCTATCGGATCAGTAGAAGTTCCACAAGAAGCCTTTCTCAGCGTCTTGAGTATGGATGAAGAATAA
- a CDS encoding metallophosphoesterase family protein translates to MTDYYVIGDVHGKAGMLEDLLKTWDGQTQLLFLGDLIDRGEDSRRVLEMVKDLVDNQGAVCLSGNHEYMFLTWLDDPEESYDHYRRNGGDTTINSILGRPLDAPVDGVEDAKRVATEAADLVEFIRQMPFVVETDKYIFVHAGIDLTLDDWHETTDYKKVWLRKPFHEAENHTGKIIVFGHTPVYSLLKQERGTAELWTTEDGKIGMDGGAVYGGVLHGIVFTDQGMTEQHFIENDGFVAED, encoded by the coding sequence ATGACGGACTATTATGTAATTGGAGATGTTCACGGAAAAGCTGGGATGCTGGAAGACCTTCTCAAAACATGGGATGGTCAGACCCAGTTGCTCTTTCTAGGGGACTTGATTGACCGTGGTGAAGATAGTCGCCGTGTCCTAGAGATGGTTAAGGACTTGGTCGATAATCAAGGGGCTGTCTGTTTGTCAGGAAACCACGAGTATATGTTTCTGACTTGGCTTGATGACCCAGAAGAAAGCTATGATCATTATCGTCGCAATGGTGGTGATACAACCATTAACTCTATCCTAGGTCGTCCCTTGGATGCGCCAGTTGATGGGGTAGAAGATGCCAAGCGTGTTGCTACTGAAGCGGCAGACTTGGTCGAATTTATTCGTCAAATGCCATTTGTGGTAGAGACAGACAAGTATATCTTTGTTCACGCAGGTATTGATTTGACCTTGGATGACTGGCATGAAACCACAGATTATAAAAAAGTCTGGCTTAGAAAACCATTCCACGAAGCAGAAAATCATACTGGAAAAATCATTGTCTTTGGCCATACACCGGTCTATAGTTTGCTGAAGCAAGAGCGTGGTACTGCTGAGCTTTGGACTACAGAAGATGGCAAGATTGGGATGGACGGAGGAGCTGTCTATGGTGGTGTCCTTCACGGGATTGTCTTTACAGACCAAGGAATGACAGAACAACACTTTATCGAAAATGACGGCTTTGTCGCTGAAGATTAG
- the recN gene encoding DNA repair protein RecN, translated as MLLEISIKNFAIIEAISLNFEKGMTVLTGETGAGKSIIIDAMNMMLGARATTDVIRHGAPKAEIEGLFSVENSRLLQEIFDEQGLELGDEIIIRREILQNGRSISRVNGQMVNLSVLRAIGQHLVDIHGQHDQEELMRPQLHIQMLDEFGDAAFWDLKETYQTSFDAYRKMRKQVLEVKKNQQEHKARIEMLEFQMAEIEAANLQAGEDLALNQERDKLLNHKNIADTLTNAYSMLDNEDFSSLANVRSAMNDMESVEEYDPEYREISSSLSETYYVLEDISKRLEAIIEDLDFDGNRLMQVENRLDLLHTITRKYGGTVDDVLLYFAKITEEYNLLTGNNLSSEDMEAELKKLKVNLVDLAGQLASARHDLAQKLESEIKQELQDLYMEKARFQVRFSKGKFSREGNETVEFYISTNPGEDFKPLVKVASGGELSRLMLAIKSAFSRKEGKTSIVFDEVDTGVSGRVAQAIAQKIHKIGQHGQVLAISHLPQVIAIADYQFFIEKISNDHSTVSTVRLLTVEERVEEVAKMLAGDDVTEAALTQARELLRNREK; from the coding sequence ATGTTACTTGAAATTTCGATAAAAAACTTTGCCATTATTGAGGCTATTTCCCTCAATTTTGAAAAGGGGATGACTGTCCTGACTGGTGAAACGGGTGCAGGGAAGTCGATTATCATTGATGCCATGAATATGATGTTGGGAGCTCGTGCGACGACAGATGTTATTCGTCATGGGGCACCAAAGGCAGAGATTGAGGGGCTTTTCTCAGTTGAGAATAGTCGTCTTTTACAGGAAATTTTTGATGAGCAAGGTTTGGAATTGGGGGATGAGATTATCATCCGTCGAGAAATCTTGCAAAATGGTCGGAGTATTAGTCGTGTTAATGGCCAGATGGTCAATCTGTCTGTTTTGCGTGCTATTGGACAACATCTGGTAGATATACATGGCCAGCATGATCAAGAGGAGTTAATGCGTCCTCAACTTCATATCCAGATGTTGGATGAATTTGGCGATGCAGCTTTTTGGGACTTGAAAGAAACCTATCAAACGAGTTTTGATGCTTATCGAAAAATGCGTAAGCAGGTTCTGGAAGTTAAGAAAAACCAACAGGAACACAAGGCACGTATTGAAATGTTGGAATTTCAAATGGCAGAGATTGAGGCAGCAAACTTGCAGGCTGGAGAAGATTTGGCTCTCAATCAAGAGCGTGATAAACTGCTCAACCATAAAAATATTGCGGATACACTGACCAATGCCTACAGCATGTTGGACAATGAAGATTTTTCAAGTCTGGCCAATGTTCGTTCGGCCATGAATGACATGGAGAGTGTCGAAGAGTACGACCCTGAATATCGTGAAATTTCAAGCTCACTGTCTGAGACCTACTATGTCTTAGAAGACATTAGCAAACGTTTGGAAGCTATTATAGAGGACCTTGATTTTGACGGCAATCGTCTTATGCAGGTTGAGAATCGTTTGGACCTCCTTCACACTATTACACGTAAGTATGGTGGGACTGTAGACGATGTCTTGCTTTATTTTGCTAAAATTACGGAAGAATACAATCTCTTGACAGGCAATAACCTTTCGTCTGAGGACATGGAAGCAGAGCTCAAGAAATTGAAAGTCAATCTTGTTGATTTGGCAGGTCAACTTGCATCTGCTCGTCATGACTTGGCTCAGAAATTAGAATCTGAGATTAAACAAGAACTGCAAGACCTCTATATGGAAAAAGCTCGGTTTCAGGTTCGTTTTAGCAAGGGAAAATTCAGTCGTGAGGGAAATGAAACGGTCGAATTTTACATTTCAACCAACCCTGGCGAAGATTTTAAACCCTTGGTCAAGGTTGCTTCTGGAGGGGAATTATCTCGTCTCATGCTAGCTATTAAATCTGCCTTTTCTCGCAAAGAGGGCAAGACAAGTATTGTCTTTGATGAAGTGGATACAGGAGTTTCAGGCCGTGTAGCTCAGGCTATTGCACAGAAGATTCACAAGATTGGCCAACATGGTCAGGTTCTGGCTATTTCCCATTTACCACAAGTGATTGCGATTGCGGATTATCAATTCTTTATTGAGAAGATTAGCAATGACCATTCAACAGTTTCGACTGTTCGTCTCTTGACGGTTGAAGAGCGAGTGGAAGAAGTTGCTAAGATGTTGGCAGGTGATGATGTGACAGAAGCAGCCCTGACGCAAGCCAGAGAATTGTTGAGAAACAGGGAGAAATAA
- a CDS encoding arginine repressor codes for MNKKERLEKIRRFVTDYQIGTQEEIVEHLKEAGITATQATVSRDIKELGIVKIPLRDNTYVYELPKSIVKSLQLAEDNIESAELMDKMINLQVIPGNTAFVKAQLTETFADKIFSCLADDSSILVIARSESLAEEIFEQVKNW; via the coding sequence ATGAATAAAAAAGAGAGACTTGAAAAAATTAGACGATTTGTGACAGATTATCAAATCGGTACACAAGAAGAAATCGTAGAACATTTGAAAGAGGCAGGCATTACTGCCACTCAGGCAACGGTATCCCGAGATATCAAAGAACTGGGGATTGTCAAAATTCCTTTGAGAGACAATACCTATGTCTATGAATTGCCAAAATCAATCGTAAAAAGTTTGCAACTGGCTGAAGACAATATTGAGTCAGCTGAATTGATGGATAAGATGATCAATCTCCAGGTTATCCCAGGAAATACAGCATTTGTAAAAGCTCAGTTAACCGAGACTTTTGCGGATAAGATTTTTAGCTGTTTAGCTGATGATAGCTCGATTTTAGTCATTGCCAGAAGTGAAAGTCTAGCTGAGGAAATCTTTGAACAAGTAAAAAATTGGTAG
- a CDS encoding TlyA family RNA methyltransferase — MAKERVDVLAYKQGLFETREQAKRGVMAGLVVAVLNGERFDKPGEKIPDDTELKLKGEKLKYVSRGGLKLEKALQVFDLSVDGATTIDIGASTGGFTDVMLQNGAELVFAVDVGTNQLAWKLRQDPRVVSMEQFNFRYAEKTDFEKEPSFASIDVSFISLSLILPALHRVLADQGQVVALVKPQFEAGREQIGKNGIISDAKVHQNVLESITTMAVEEGFSVLGLDFSPIQGGHGNIEFLAYLKKDESASNQVLAEIEEVVERAHSQFKNE, encoded by the coding sequence ATGGCTAAGGAAAGAGTGGATGTACTAGCTTATAAACAGGGCTTGTTTGAAACGAGAGAGCAGGCCAAGCGTGGTGTAATGGCTGGCTTAGTCGTAGCAGTCCTTAATGGAGAACGGTTTGACAAGCCAGGAGAGAAAATCCCAGACGACACCGAGCTAAAACTCAAGGGGGAGAAACTCAAGTATGTCAGCCGTGGTGGCTTGAAACTGGAAAAGGCCTTGCAGGTCTTTGATTTGTCAGTGGATGGGGCGACCACGATTGATATCGGGGCTTCTACTGGTGGCTTTACCGATGTCATGCTGCAAAATGGTGCTGAGTTAGTCTTTGCAGTTGATGTTGGTACCAATCAATTGGCTTGGAAACTACGCCAAGACCCAAGAGTTGTCAGCATGGAGCAGTTCAATTTCCGCTATGCTGAAAAGACTGATTTCGAAAAGGAACCGAGCTTTGCCAGTATTGATGTGAGTTTTATTTCTCTCAGTTTGATCCTTCCGGCCTTGCACCGTGTCTTGGCAGATCAAGGTCAGGTTGTGGCTTTGGTTAAGCCTCAGTTTGAGGCAGGACGTGAGCAGATTGGAAAAAATGGAATTATTAGCGATGCCAAGGTTCATCAGAATGTCCTTGAATCTATCACAACCATGGCAGTAGAGGAAGGCTTTTCAGTCCTTGGATTGGACTTTTCTCCCATCCAAGGCGGTCATGGAAATATTGAGTTTTTAGCATATTTGAAAAAAGATGAGTCAGCAAGCAATCAGGTTCTTGCTGAAATTGAAGAAGTAGTAGAGAGGGCGCATAGTCAATTTAAAAATGAATAA
- a CDS encoding polyprenyl synthetase family protein, which produces MKKQEKLALVESALEDFYGDQQFASSLRESVLYSIHAGGKRIRPFLLLEVLEALQVAIKPAHAQVAAALEMIHTGSLIHDDLPAMDDDDYRRGRLTNHKKFGEAMAILAGDALFLDPYALIAQADLPSQIKVDLIANLSLASGSLGMVAGQVLDMEGEHQHLSLEELQTIHANKTGKLLAYPFQAAAIIAELAPEMQVKLKTVGELIGLAFQVRDDVLDVTASFEEIGKTPQKDIQAEKSTYPALLGLEEAIDFCNQTLDQANAKLEEIAQQVPFEIESIVSVVESLRING; this is translated from the coding sequence ATGAAAAAGCAAGAAAAATTAGCTCTTGTCGAGTCGGCCTTGGAAGATTTTTATGGAGACCAGCAGTTTGCCTCTAGTTTGCGAGAGTCTGTTCTCTATTCCATTCATGCTGGCGGCAAGCGTATTCGACCTTTTCTCTTGTTAGAAGTTCTGGAAGCCTTGCAGGTCGCTATTAAACCTGCTCATGCGCAGGTGGCTGCGGCCTTGGAAATGATTCATACAGGTAGTTTGATTCACGATGATCTTCCAGCTATGGATGATGATGATTACCGTCGAGGGCGGTTAACCAATCACAAGAAATTTGGAGAAGCAATGGCCATTTTGGCAGGAGATGCTTTGTTCCTAGATCCTTATGCCTTGATAGCGCAGGCAGATTTGCCAAGTCAGATCAAGGTAGACTTGATAGCCAACCTATCTCTTGCATCAGGAAGTCTGGGCATGGTAGCAGGACAGGTTTTGGATATGGAGGGCGAACACCAGCACTTGTCTTTGGAAGAACTCCAGACCATTCATGCTAATAAGACTGGGAAACTACTAGCCTATCCCTTTCAAGCGGCTGCTATTATAGCCGAATTGGCACCTGAGATGCAGGTGAAGCTGAAAACTGTTGGTGAATTGATTGGGCTTGCTTTTCAAGTTCGAGATGATGTACTGGATGTGACCGCTAGTTTTGAAGAAATTGGCAAGACACCACAAAAGGACATACAGGCAGAAAAGTCAACCTATCCAGCCTTGTTGGGCTTGGAAGAGGCTATTGACTTTTGCAATCAAACTTTGGATCAAGCTAATGCCAAATTAGAAGAAATTGCCCAGCAGGTTCCCTTTGAAATAGAATCGATTGTAAGTGTAGTAGAAAGTTTGAGGATCAATGGCTAA
- a CDS encoding exodeoxyribonuclease VII small subunit codes for MSKQKKFEENLAELETIVQSLENGEIALEDAIAAFQKGMVLSKELQATLDKAEKTLVKVMQEDGTESDFE; via the coding sequence ATGTCAAAACAAAAGAAATTTGAGGAAAATCTAGCAGAACTGGAGACCATTGTCCAAAGTTTGGAAAATGGTGAAATTGCTCTGGAAGATGCGATTGCTGCCTTTCAAAAGGGCATGGTTTTGTCAAAAGAGCTCCAAGCGACGCTGGACAAGGCTGAAAAGACCTTGGTCAAGGTTATGCAAGAAGACGGAACAGAAAGTGATTTTGAATGA